A single genomic interval of Antechinus flavipes isolate AdamAnt ecotype Samford, QLD, Australia chromosome 1, AdamAnt_v2, whole genome shotgun sequence harbors:
- the RIOK2 gene encoding serine/threonine-protein kinase RIO2, whose amino-acid sequence MGKVNVAKLRYLTRDDFRVLTAVEMGMKNHEIVPGSLIASIASLKHGGCNKILRELAKHKLLAYERTKTVQGYRLTNGGYDYLALKALSSRQVVDSVGNQMGVGKESDIYIVADEEKKQYALKFHRLGRTSFRNLKNKRDYHKHRHRMSWLYLSRLSAMKEFAYMKALYDRKFPVPKPIDYNRHAVVMELINGYPLCQIHHIEDPASVYNEAMELIIKLANHGLIHGDFNEFNLILDKDDHITMIDFPQMVSTSHPNAEWYFDRDVKCIRDFFIRRFNYESELYPTFGDIRREDSLDIEISASGYTKEMQEDDELLHPLGPDDEGLEIGEESECSSSLEELTEKIKTSKLEYGRDFVDKSDDDCKINFSEDLEQRNTDVLSEDKNNAQYFRMTEFNHSLGEIQGEIVEAKKRSCIQHSATDFHEEENSTKNMSKGEDQMHQEEIPADSQEYEDECPDLVNLSALNKELRPFRDENMEQINHHRTRTESVTSIGSIVSCSTIPPELVKQKVKRQLTKQQKAIVRRRLQKGEANIYTKQRRENAYNIKSSLEAASFWG is encoded by the exons ATGGGGAAGGTGAACGTGGCCAAGTTGCGCTACCTGACGCGGGACGACTTCAGAGTTCTGACCGCG GTCGAAATGGGCATGAAGAACCATGAAATAGTTCCTGGCAGTTTGATAGCTTCCATAGCCAGCCTTAAACATGGTGGTTGCAATAAGATTTTAAGAGAACTGGCAAAACATAAACTCTTAGCTTATGAGCGAACTAAAA ctgtcCAAGGCTATCGGTTGACAAATGGGGGTTATGATTATCTTGCTTTGAAAGCACTTTCTTCAAGACAGGTAGTTGACTCTGTTGGAAACCAGATGGGTGTTGGCAAAGAATCAG ATATTTACATTGttgcagatgaagaaaagaaacaatatgcACTAAAGTTTCACAGATTGGGAAGGACTTCATTCCGTAATTTGAAAAACAAGCGTGATTACCATAAGCACAGACATAGGATGTCTTGGCTTTATTTATCCCGTTTGTCTGCCATGAAGGAATTTGCCTATATGAAG GCACTCTATGATAGGAAATTTCCAGTTCCAAAACCAATTGATTATAATCGACATGCGGTAGTCATGGAACTCATAAATGGTTACCCTTT ATGTCAAATACATCACATTGAAGATCCTGCTTCAGTGTATAATGAAGCCATGGAACTAATTATTAAACTTGCTAATCATGGACTAATTCATGGTGATTTCAATGAATTCAATCTAATTTTGGATAAAGATGATCACATAACCATGATTGATTTCCCACAAATGGTCTCAACATCTCATCCAAATGCTGAATG GTACTTTGACAGAGATGTTAAATGCATTCGAGATTTCTTCATAAGACGTTTCAATTATGAAAGTGAACTTTATCCAACCTTTGGAGATATCAG gagaGAGGACTCTCTTGATATAGAAATTTCTGCCAGTGGATatacaaaagaaatgcaagaagaTGATGAACTACTCCATCCTCTAGGTCCTGATGATGAGGGTCTTGAAATAGGAGAAGAATCTGAATGTTCTTCATCACTTGAAGAACTgacagagaaaataaagacttCTAAGCTGGAATATGGAAGAGATTTTGTAGATAAATCAGATGAtgattgtaaaataaatttttctgaaGATCTAGAACAAAGGAATACAGATGTACTATCTGAGGATAAGAATAATGCACAATATTTTAGAATGACTGAATTCAATCATTCATTAGGAGAAATTCAGGGAGAGATTGTTGAAGCAAAAAAGAGAAGTTGCATACAGCATTCTGCAACTGATTTTCATGAAGAGGAAAACAGCACCAAAAATATGAGCAAGGGAGAAGATCAAATGCATCAAGAAGAAATTCCAGCTGATTCTCAGGAATATGAAGATGAATGCCCTGATCTGGTTAACTTGTCAGCATTAAACAAAGAACTCAGGCCTTTCAG GGATGAAAACATGGAACAAATTAATCACCATAGAACTAGAACTGAGAGTGTTACTTCTATAGGCAGTATTGTAAGCTGTTCTACAATTCCTCcg GAACTGGTGAAACAGAAGGTGAAACGTCAGTTGACCAAGCAACAAAAAGCTATAGTGAGACGACGGTTACAGAAGGGGGAGGCAAATATTTACACTaagcaaaggagagaaaatgcATACAACATTAAGTCAAGCTTAGAAGCAGCTAGTTTTTGGGGATAA